Proteins encoded in a region of the Cytobacillus pseudoceanisediminis genome:
- a CDS encoding XdhC family protein: MSRNLFAKLEESINNRKDTYLLTITDYPDNKILGAKALLWPDGGLCTENSLLPQDVKDLLIAQCSILVAKKRSGAVKFVWKDSIIECFAEYFPAPLHLIVAGAGHVCEPVAEMGRMLGFFVTVIDDREEFANRERFPFANEVVCQSYLHYFRDVDISEKTYILLLTRGHKYDVLSLNELLKRNSQAGYIGMIGSRRRISGVFKELQQDFPDESFDNLYTPVGLDIGAETPAEIAVSIMAEILKVKNQKSGNSLSTQIKKYAKMGFHEGAGKWTKCSS; encoded by the coding sequence ATGAGCCGCAATTTATTTGCCAAATTAGAAGAGTCCATCAATAACCGAAAAGACACATATCTCCTTACCATTACAGACTATCCTGATAACAAAATCCTCGGAGCAAAAGCGTTATTATGGCCAGATGGAGGCCTCTGTACTGAAAACTCACTGCTGCCGCAGGATGTGAAGGATCTATTAATAGCACAATGCAGTATACTTGTCGCCAAAAAGCGGTCCGGCGCAGTGAAATTTGTGTGGAAGGACAGCATAATTGAATGTTTTGCAGAATACTTCCCTGCTCCGCTCCATTTAATAGTCGCCGGGGCGGGCCATGTGTGTGAACCCGTGGCAGAAATGGGGCGTATGCTGGGATTTTTCGTCACAGTAATAGACGATCGGGAAGAGTTCGCAAACAGGGAACGCTTTCCATTTGCCAATGAAGTGGTTTGCCAATCCTATCTGCATTATTTCAGGGATGTGGATATTTCGGAAAAAACCTATATTCTCCTTCTTACCAGGGGACATAAATATGACGTGCTCAGTTTGAATGAACTTTTAAAAAGAAACAGTCAGGCAGGATATATAGGCATGATTGGCAGCAGAAGGCGCATTTCAGGTGTTTTTAAAGAACTTCAGCAGGATTTTCCGGATGAAAGCTTTGACAATTTATACACCCCTGTAGGACTAGATATCGGAGCAGAAACACCTGCAGAGATAGCAGTCAGTATTATGGCAGAAATTCTGAAAGTAAAAAATCAAAAATCTGGAAATTCTTTAAGTACACAGATTAAAAAGTATGCGAAGATGGGTTTCCATGAGGGGGCCGGCAAATGGACCAAATGCAGCTCATAA
- a CDS encoding phospholipase D family protein produces MKKVLGKLNRKTVWIPILSLVLVLAATIIYQSNKPLPKGLSFEGEVYTVEDIKFLYDLNFEKGNGRRESDQQIFKRILEAIGEAEDFIVMDMFLFNGFTDGDKDYPDISGKITDKLIEQKQSHPNMDITVITDRINSTYGSHDVPEFKKLKENGINVVYTSLVPLRDSNPIYSAFWRVFIQWFGQGGNGWLPNPLAENAPEVTFGSYLDLMNIKANHRKVFVTEKTGIVTSGNPHNASGYHSNIAFEVKGPILADLVKTEQAVVDYSASGKLTDFKPEDSKKTGTVKAQVLTEGKIYKHIIKEINKSGKGETIWLGMFYLADRKVVDSLKKAADRGVKVKMILDPNQNAFGSEKIGLPNIPVAAELDKLGHENIKIRWYNTGFEQYHSKIMYVTGKENSMIIAGSANFTKRNLDDLNLETNLKISAPDQSQVMKDVDSYFNKLWNNNGAIYTKNYPSNEKMPLVKYITYRLQNLTHFTTY; encoded by the coding sequence GTGAAAAAGGTTCTGGGAAAGTTAAATAGAAAAACGGTATGGATACCCATTTTGAGCCTTGTGCTGGTATTGGCAGCAACTATTATCTATCAGTCCAATAAACCATTGCCAAAAGGCCTTTCTTTCGAAGGCGAAGTTTACACTGTAGAAGATATTAAGTTTTTATACGATTTGAATTTTGAAAAAGGTAACGGCAGAAGAGAAAGCGATCAACAGATCTTTAAGCGGATATTAGAAGCCATTGGTGAGGCGGAGGATTTTATCGTGATGGATATGTTTTTATTCAATGGTTTTACTGATGGGGATAAAGATTATCCGGATATTAGCGGTAAAATAACTGATAAGCTCATCGAACAAAAACAGAGCCACCCCAATATGGATATTACAGTGATCACAGATCGGATTAACAGCACATATGGATCACATGATGTACCCGAATTCAAGAAGCTGAAGGAGAATGGAATAAATGTAGTTTATACTTCATTAGTCCCTTTGAGAGATTCTAATCCAATTTATTCGGCATTTTGGCGTGTATTTATACAGTGGTTTGGACAGGGAGGCAATGGCTGGCTTCCCAATCCGCTCGCAGAAAATGCTCCTGAAGTGACATTTGGGTCATATCTCGATCTCATGAATATTAAAGCAAATCACCGGAAGGTTTTTGTAACGGAGAAAACAGGGATTGTAACATCCGGAAATCCCCACAATGCCAGTGGGTATCATTCTAATATCGCGTTTGAAGTAAAAGGGCCAATCCTGGCTGATCTCGTTAAAACCGAGCAGGCGGTGGTCGATTATTCAGCATCAGGCAAACTGACAGATTTTAAGCCTGAAGACAGCAAAAAAACTGGGACTGTAAAGGCCCAGGTGCTGACTGAAGGGAAAATCTATAAACACATTATTAAAGAAATCAATAAATCCGGCAAAGGTGAAACCATCTGGCTCGGCATGTTCTATCTTGCTGACCGGAAAGTGGTTGATTCTCTAAAAAAGGCAGCTGATCGGGGAGTGAAAGTAAAAATGATCCTGGATCCAAATCAGAATGCTTTCGGCTCTGAGAAAATTGGGCTTCCGAATATACCTGTCGCAGCTGAATTAGACAAATTAGGCCACGAAAACATAAAAATCAGATGGTACAATACGGGATTTGAGCAATACCATTCGAAAATCATGTATGTAACCGGCAAAGAAAATAGTATGATCATTGCTGGCTCAGCCAATTTTACAAAGAGAAATCTGGATGATTTAAACCTGGAGACAAATTTAAAAATCAGCGCTCCTGACCAATCCCAGGTTATGAAGGATGTCGACAGCTACTTTAATAAGCTTTGGAATAATAACGGTGCAATTTATACGAAAAACTATCCTTCCAATGAAAAAATGCCTTTGGTAAAATATATTACTTACAGATTGCAGAATCTTACTCACTTTACAACATATTGA
- a CDS encoding acyl-CoA thioesterase yields the protein MLISTKEIEVRYAETDQMGVVYHANYLVWMELGRTQIIKDLGFSYAEMEKDGIISPVLDILASYKKPLRYGQTATIKTWIEEYDGFRVSYGYEIYNDEGDLAVTGLSKHVCVKKDNFRPISIKKKYPDWHEAYEEAKKQPESAVK from the coding sequence ATGCTCATTTCAACAAAAGAAATAGAAGTAAGGTATGCAGAAACAGATCAAATGGGAGTCGTGTATCACGCCAATTATCTGGTTTGGATGGAGCTTGGCCGGACACAGATCATAAAAGACCTTGGATTCAGTTATGCTGAAATGGAGAAGGATGGCATCATTTCGCCTGTTCTGGATATCCTGGCTTCCTACAAGAAACCATTGCGCTACGGTCAAACCGCGACGATAAAAACGTGGATTGAAGAGTATGACGGGTTCCGCGTCAGCTATGGATATGAAATATACAATGATGAAGGAGACCTTGCAGTAACAGGCTTGTCCAAGCATGTTTGCGTCAAAAAGGATAATTTCCGGCCGATATCAATTAAAAAGAAATATCCTGATTGGCATGAAGCATATGAAGAAGCTAAAAAGCAGCCTGAGAGTGCTGTCAAATAA
- the tlp gene encoding small acid-soluble spore protein Tlp, which translates to MAHNRPNPDDRSDNVEKLQSMIVHTIENMDEAEESMKYANAEDLARIEAKNERRRESLASFRSEIKDEYQAQQNGNNVEQ; encoded by the coding sequence ATGGCACATAACAGACCAAATCCAGATGACCGCAGCGATAACGTTGAAAAGCTTCAATCCATGATCGTTCATACTATCGAGAATATGGACGAAGCTGAAGAATCAATGAAGTATGCAAATGCAGAAGATCTTGCAAGGATTGAAGCAAAAAATGAACGCCGCAGGGAAAGCCTTGCTTCATTCCGTTCAGAAATAAAGGACGAATATCAGGCACAGCAGAACGGCAATAACGTTGAACAATAA
- a CDS encoding HesB/YadR/YfhF family protein — MNIHIEDQAAQWYQEEMLLNKGDFVRFFARYGGCSTVQQGFSLGVSNEHPHNAGVQTEKNGITYFIEEKDLWYFDNHDLLVTFNEKAQEPEFKYNNG, encoded by the coding sequence ATGAACATACATATTGAAGATCAGGCTGCCCAATGGTATCAGGAGGAAATGCTCTTGAATAAGGGTGACTTCGTCCGCTTTTTTGCAAGATATGGCGGGTGCAGTACTGTCCAGCAGGGATTTTCATTAGGAGTCTCTAATGAACACCCACATAACGCAGGAGTCCAGACTGAAAAAAACGGAATTACTTATTTTATTGAAGAAAAGGACTTATGGTACTTTGATAATCATGATTTATTGGTGACATTTAATGAGAAAGCACAGGAACCTGAATTCAAATATAACAATGGGTAA
- a CDS encoding glycosyl hydrolase family 18 protein, whose product MYKIETSPQKPAAKKLIFAGLLFAFTLIISSIFMILYPFASKEKVSYFKGEHPILFMGKQAGNAYIEGESIYLPLTFLQEFVDEGIILDEHSQSIIIATKNKVVQMPLESLSYYVNDKPMKLDFTAAKQIGKDRYLAIEPLLAFYPITYSILSDTGAIWVHKDGESMVSGKVKEKDIHEELLRLRTKDSLESPYTASVSPNEEVLVEQEKGDYYFIRKEDGTAGYLKKQYIKKGENKQIAISLEESAYTVPELEGPIQLTWEAVYTKNPNTSKIPKMPGINVISPTWFELADGKGSIKNLGSKEYSMWARKQGYQIWGLFSNAFDPDLTHEAFGSFESRKNMIRQLMHFSQMYELNGVNLDIENVNPEDGPLITQFAREATPYFHEAGLVVSMDITFISSSGNWSAFYERDKLAGIADYLVVMAYDEHWGSSQVAGSVASLPWVEENLKHLLEIVPNEKLILGVPLYTRLWEQKSNGDVSSKALSMSKVKEWLSQNNVTPVYDPESGQNYAEHFSEKDKITYKVWLEDELSLTKRTELAKKYNLAGVASWSRYFADETAWAALTLDNKEVTKK is encoded by the coding sequence ATGTATAAAATTGAAACAAGTCCACAAAAGCCTGCCGCTAAAAAACTTATCTTTGCGGGGCTTTTGTTTGCTTTTACACTGATAATTTCAAGCATTTTCATGATTTTATATCCTTTTGCTTCAAAGGAAAAGGTGTCTTACTTTAAAGGAGAACATCCGATATTGTTTATGGGCAAACAGGCGGGCAATGCTTATATAGAAGGTGAATCGATCTACCTGCCATTAACGTTTTTGCAGGAATTTGTCGATGAAGGCATTATTCTTGATGAACACTCACAATCCATCATTATCGCCACAAAAAATAAAGTAGTGCAGATGCCATTGGAATCTTTGAGCTATTATGTGAATGATAAGCCTATGAAACTGGATTTTACAGCTGCTAAACAGATAGGAAAAGACAGATATTTGGCTATCGAGCCGCTTTTGGCTTTCTATCCTATTACTTATTCAATTCTCTCTGATACAGGTGCAATATGGGTTCACAAAGATGGAGAGTCAATGGTTTCCGGCAAGGTGAAGGAAAAAGATATTCATGAAGAATTGCTTCGGCTGAGGACGAAAGACAGTCTGGAATCTCCGTACACGGCTTCAGTATCTCCAAATGAAGAAGTTTTAGTAGAACAAGAAAAAGGAGACTACTATTTTATTAGAAAAGAAGACGGTACAGCTGGTTATTTGAAGAAACAATACATAAAAAAGGGTGAGAACAAACAGATTGCTATTTCCCTTGAAGAATCTGCGTATACAGTGCCGGAACTGGAAGGTCCTATACAGCTGACCTGGGAAGCGGTATATACAAAGAACCCTAATACTTCAAAAATACCGAAGATGCCGGGTATTAATGTCATTTCTCCAACATGGTTTGAGCTTGCGGACGGAAAAGGTTCCATCAAAAACCTGGGATCGAAAGAATATTCAATGTGGGCAAGAAAACAGGGATACCAAATATGGGGCTTGTTTTCAAATGCATTTGACCCTGATTTAACACATGAAGCATTTGGTTCTTTTGAATCAAGGAAGAATATGATTCGGCAGCTTATGCATTTCAGTCAAATGTATGAATTAAATGGGGTGAATCTGGACATTGAAAATGTTAATCCGGAGGATGGGCCATTAATAACACAGTTTGCGAGGGAAGCCACTCCGTACTTTCATGAAGCAGGTTTAGTTGTGTCTATGGATATCACATTCATTTCATCGAGCGGTAATTGGTCGGCTTTTTATGAAAGGGATAAACTTGCCGGGATAGCAGATTATTTGGTTGTCATGGCTTATGATGAACATTGGGGAAGCTCGCAGGTTGCAGGAAGCGTAGCGAGCCTGCCGTGGGTTGAAGAAAACCTGAAACATCTGCTGGAGATTGTTCCTAATGAAAAATTAATATTGGGAGTGCCTTTATATACAAGACTGTGGGAACAAAAATCAAACGGGGATGTTTCTTCTAAAGCACTTTCTATGAGCAAAGTAAAAGAGTGGCTCAGTCAGAATAACGTTACTCCAGTATATGATCCGGAAAGCGGGCAAAATTATGCTGAGCATTTTTCAGAAAAAGATAAAATCACATATAAAGTGTGGCTTGAAGATGAACTATCATTAACCAAACGGACTGAATTGGCAAAGAAATATAATTTGGCCGGTGTGGCAAGCTGGAGCAGGTACTTTGCAGATGAAACAGCTTGGGCAGCATTAACATTAGATAATAAGGAAGTCACTAAGAAATGA
- a CDS encoding FbpB family small basic protein — protein sequence MRKPRKRSFAELVSENKRQLLKDQDAMEKIEERLELKRLNKAE from the coding sequence ATGAGAAAGCCTAGAAAACGCTCCTTTGCTGAATTAGTTTCAGAAAATAAACGCCAGCTTCTTAAAGACCAAGATGCAATGGAAAAAATCGAAGAACGCCTCGAGCTTAAACGTCTTAATAAGGCCGAATAG
- a CDS encoding sensor histidine kinase, which translates to MISDYSADAGQLAGIAHEIRNPLTTVKGFLQLLKPYLLEIGKEQYAEIAIEEINRANDIIYEFLNASKPPQNKRTEIEVNRLVKEMKIFFESEAHIRNINLSVCLCPNNPIFYGDVKQIKQVLINIIRNAMEACESIPAPEGKIDLKAKALNQKVSITIQDNGLGMSEKTISKLFVPFYTTKEKGTGIGLSICQKIIEEHDGKINVHSKMSQGTVFEIEFPMIIN; encoded by the coding sequence TTGATATCTGACTATTCAGCTGATGCTGGACAGTTAGCGGGGATTGCACATGAGATCCGGAATCCGCTAACAACTGTAAAAGGATTTTTACAGCTTTTGAAGCCTTATTTATTAGAAATCGGAAAAGAACAGTACGCTGAGATTGCAATTGAAGAAATTAATCGGGCAAATGATATAATATATGAATTCTTAAATGCATCAAAACCTCCTCAAAACAAAAGAACGGAAATAGAAGTCAACAGATTAGTTAAGGAAATGAAAATATTCTTCGAAAGCGAGGCGCATATTAGAAATATTAACCTTTCTGTATGCCTTTGCCCTAATAATCCCATTTTCTATGGTGATGTGAAGCAGATAAAGCAGGTCCTCATCAATATTATTAGAAATGCAATGGAAGCATGTGAAAGCATTCCTGCTCCAGAAGGAAAAATAGATCTTAAAGCAAAAGCCCTTAACCAAAAAGTATCCATCACCATCCAAGATAATGGATTGGGAATGTCAGAAAAAACAATAAGCAAATTGTTCGTCCCATTCTATACAACAAAAGAAAAAGGAACCGGCATCGGTCTATCCATATGCCAAAAAATAATTGAAGAGCATGATGGCAAGATAAATGTCCATTCGAAAATGTCACAGGGCACTGTCTTTGAAATTGAATTTCCGATGATTATCAACTGA
- a CDS encoding DUF3243 domain-containing protein has protein sequence MEQNMNNVNGQAGNVEEKLSNMGSEKKDEILSSFDGFKEYLSGKVSLGQKMGMDEEQLANTAQKVGDYLASKEDPRNREEKLLQELWKVGTEEEKHKLSHMLVKLVG, from the coding sequence ATGGAACAGAATATGAATAATGTAAATGGACAAGCAGGCAATGTAGAGGAAAAACTCAGTAATATGGGAAGCGAAAAGAAAGATGAAATTCTTTCAAGCTTTGACGGTTTTAAAGAATATTTAAGCGGAAAGGTCTCCCTGGGCCAGAAAATGGGCATGGATGAGGAACAGCTCGCGAACACAGCTCAAAAGGTAGGCGATTATCTGGCTTCCAAAGAGGATCCAAGAAACAGGGAAGAAAAGCTTCTGCAGGAATTGTGGAAGGTAGGAACTGAAGAAGAAAAGCATAAACTATCTCATATGCTTGTAAAGCTTGTAGGTTAA
- a CDS encoding CapA family protein yields the protein MKFSNAFLLSTVICTMLIICSALFIYQLHTENKAEAAEAKPAQLHMENRETTAVNKMLIEKVTLGAIGDILIHDRVYNVAQTKTGYDFKPMFEHAKTLLKTPDILLANQETILGGPEIGISSYPMFNSPQEVGDALIEAGVDIVSTANNHSLDKGEKGLKTSLDYLDQIGLPHVGTNRTPSEQQTLKVINKNGIKVAYLSYTYGTNGIPVPAGKDYLVNLIDRTAMKEEINRAKDEADVVVMSMHWGNEYQLQPTEEQKELAEVLANDGVDIIFGHHPHVLQPMEWIDRKDGRKSLVVYSLGNFLSGQINDYKDIGGIATVEITKYIDQNGVDIELSNPGFIPTYVSNKQPKYRVVPLKDAGGYGLPNAESKYSEIMAHMLDHVQ from the coding sequence ATGAAATTCAGTAATGCCTTCTTACTATCCACAGTCATCTGTACAATGTTAATTATTTGTTCGGCTTTATTCATCTATCAATTGCACACAGAGAATAAAGCGGAGGCAGCTGAAGCAAAACCTGCTCAATTGCATATGGAAAACAGAGAAACCACCGCGGTTAATAAAATGCTTATAGAGAAGGTGACATTGGGAGCAATTGGCGACATCCTTATTCATGACAGGGTATATAATGTTGCACAAACAAAAACAGGCTATGATTTCAAACCAATGTTTGAACATGCAAAAACGCTATTAAAAACGCCCGACATCCTGCTTGCCAATCAAGAAACTATTTTGGGAGGTCCGGAAATAGGAATTTCCAGTTACCCCATGTTCAACAGCCCTCAGGAAGTGGGAGACGCCCTCATTGAGGCTGGTGTTGACATAGTTTCAACTGCCAATAACCATTCACTCGATAAGGGAGAAAAAGGATTGAAAACATCCCTGGATTATTTGGATCAGATAGGATTGCCGCATGTGGGAACAAACAGAACACCCAGCGAACAGCAAACCTTGAAGGTAATAAACAAAAACGGAATTAAAGTTGCTTATCTTTCTTACACATATGGTACAAACGGAATTCCCGTTCCGGCAGGAAAAGATTATCTCGTTAACCTCATTGATAGAACAGCAATGAAAGAGGAAATTAACCGGGCAAAAGATGAAGCTGACGTAGTTGTTATGAGTATGCATTGGGGAAATGAATACCAGCTTCAGCCCACAGAGGAACAAAAGGAACTGGCAGAGGTCCTCGCAAATGATGGTGTGGATATTATTTTCGGACACCATCCACATGTACTGCAGCCAATGGAATGGATTGACAGGAAAGACGGACGGAAATCTCTTGTTGTATACTCTCTAGGCAATTTTTTATCCGGCCAGATTAATGATTACAAGGACATAGGCGGTATTGCAACTGTGGAGATTACGAAATATATTGATCAAAACGGGGTCGATATTGAACTTTCCAATCCGGGGTTCATCCCGACATACGTAAGTAATAAACAGCCAAAATATCGGGTAGTACCATTGAAGGATGCTGGCGGCTATGGCCTTCCCAATGCAGAGTCGAAATACAGCGAAATTATGGCACATATGCTCGATCATGTTCAATAA
- a CDS encoding molybdopterin cofactor-binding domain-containing protein, producing the protein MVEVDTLTGETDVLRVVSIPDAGKVINPQGLEGQAEGGAVMGIGYTLFEDVLIENGYHKTRNFTDYIIPTIRETPLIETFPVEEPEQSGPFGAKGIGEVVMIPIIAAIMSAIYDATGARIFQLPATPERVFNALKDLKKQKVQSAR; encoded by the coding sequence ATGGTTGAAGTAGATACTTTAACTGGTGAAACGGATGTTTTGCGGGTTGTTTCCATCCCTGATGCAGGAAAAGTCATTAATCCGCAGGGGTTAGAGGGCCAGGCTGAAGGCGGAGCAGTAATGGGAATCGGCTATACCCTTTTTGAGGATGTGCTGATAGAGAATGGTTATCATAAGACACGGAATTTCACTGATTATATCATCCCCACTATTCGCGAGACGCCTTTAATTGAGACCTTCCCTGTTGAAGAGCCCGAACAATCAGGGCCTTTTGGGGCAAAAGGAATTGGTGAAGTAGTGATGATTCCGATTATCGCTGCTATCATGTCGGCCATATATGATGCAACAGGAGCTAGAATCTTTCAACTGCCTGCTACTCCTGAAAGAGTTTTTAATGCATTGAAAGATCTAAAAAAACAAAAAGTCCAATCTGCAAGGTGA
- a CDS encoding XdhC family protein — protein sequence MDQMQLIKRAMEVRKGGEKAALATIIRTKGSTPRKTGSRMIVFPCGRIEGTIGGGCGEAEVIEKAFEIIQSNTPSQQRVDLTKGLLFEDGGICGGIMDVFIEPI from the coding sequence ATGGACCAAATGCAGCTCATAAAGCGAGCCATGGAAGTCAGGAAGGGAGGTGAGAAAGCAGCGCTTGCCACAATTATTCGCACCAAAGGGTCCACTCCGAGAAAAACTGGAAGCAGAATGATTGTGTTTCCGTGCGGAAGAATTGAAGGTACAATTGGCGGGGGCTGCGGTGAAGCAGAAGTGATTGAGAAGGCCTTCGAAATCATCCAATCGAATACTCCAAGTCAACAGCGCGTCGATTTAACGAAAGGGCTACTTTTTGAAGATGGAGGAATCTGCGGCGGAATTATGGATGTCTTTATTGAACCAATTTAA
- a CDS encoding NCS2 family permease — MSIIEKDLGSGLPPASGANLLERLFKLSARNTNVKTELLAGVTSFMTMSYIIFVNPIILADAGIPKEAALAATIYASVFCTLLMALWANFPVAVAPGMGLNAFFAYTVVLGQGLSWQTALGAVFISGIVFLILTVTGVRQKIVDGVPDVLKSAIGVGIGLFIAFIGLKNAELVVANESTFVGLGSITSQGPLLALFGLIIAALLMAKKVKGALLISILGTSALAMIVGFIAYPKAVSDIVSLSLPSMSDTFLAMDIMGAVKYGIISVIFSFTIVELFDNLATLIGLSRKAGLTDENGKIENLDRALQADAVGTMASAAFGSTALNAYVENATGISEGGRTGLTALTVAVLFFLSLIFAPLIYFIPSVATAPILILVGALMLSEIKHISFDDFTDVIPVFLTIVLMPLTFSIAQGLAFGFISYTLLKLLTGKHHQIHWIMYFVSTAFIINFIMGGH, encoded by the coding sequence ATGTCGATAATCGAAAAGGATCTTGGTTCAGGCCTCCCGCCTGCCTCTGGTGCGAACCTCTTAGAACGGCTCTTTAAGCTATCCGCACGAAACACCAATGTAAAGACAGAACTTCTTGCGGGCGTTACTTCGTTTATGACAATGAGTTATATTATCTTTGTCAACCCGATTATCTTAGCGGACGCAGGAATACCAAAAGAAGCCGCACTGGCTGCAACCATATACGCAAGTGTCTTCTGTACTCTTCTAATGGCACTGTGGGCAAATTTCCCTGTTGCGGTTGCCCCTGGCATGGGGCTGAATGCTTTTTTTGCTTATACAGTAGTCCTTGGTCAGGGACTTTCCTGGCAAACAGCCCTTGGAGCTGTATTTATATCGGGAATTGTGTTTTTAATTTTAACAGTTACAGGAGTCCGCCAAAAGATCGTAGATGGTGTCCCGGATGTTTTAAAGTCAGCTATAGGTGTTGGGATTGGATTATTCATTGCTTTTATTGGCTTAAAAAATGCAGAACTTGTGGTCGCAAATGAATCTACATTTGTCGGCTTAGGAAGCATAACAAGCCAAGGCCCGCTTCTTGCCCTTTTTGGATTAATTATTGCCGCCCTCCTCATGGCGAAAAAAGTAAAAGGCGCGCTGCTGATTAGCATATTGGGTACAAGTGCGCTGGCCATGATTGTTGGCTTTATTGCCTATCCAAAGGCCGTAAGTGATATCGTATCCCTAAGTCTTCCAAGCATGTCTGACACGTTTTTAGCTATGGATATTATGGGAGCAGTAAAATATGGCATCATCTCAGTCATTTTCTCCTTTACTATTGTAGAATTATTTGACAATTTAGCTACCCTCATCGGATTATCAAGAAAAGCTGGCCTCACTGATGAAAATGGAAAAATTGAAAATCTGGATCGTGCACTTCAGGCAGATGCAGTTGGCACGATGGCAAGTGCAGCCTTTGGAAGCACTGCCTTAAACGCATATGTGGAAAACGCAACCGGGATCTCGGAAGGCGGTCGAACTGGCTTAACTGCTTTAACTGTAGCTGTTTTATTTTTTCTGTCGCTCATTTTTGCTCCGCTCATTTATTTCATACCGTCTGTAGCCACAGCACCTATCCTTATCCTCGTTGGTGCCTTAATGCTCAGTGAAATAAAACATATAAGCTTCGATGACTTCACTGATGTCATACCTGTTTTTTTAACAATCGTTCTTATGCCTTTAACTTTCAGTATCGCCCAGGGGCTGGCATTCGGCTTTATCTCTTACACACTGCTTAAGCTTCTTACAGGCAAGCATCATCAAATTCACTGGATCATGTATTTTGTCAGTACAGCCTTTATCATTAATTTCATTATGGGCGGACATTAA
- a CDS encoding CPBP family intramembrane glutamic endopeptidase yields the protein MINFASFAYSIFLAENSLTRDFIIFLIGFSIINGMMEELLWRGIILSRMSELSGEKTAVLFSGLAFGFSHIMLGYSFISCLLFAFGGVFYAAITVKSRSIFPAVIWHIAMNVFMILSGFIPFPG from the coding sequence ATGATTAATTTTGCTTCATTTGCGTATTCAATTTTTTTAGCTGAAAACTCCTTAACCAGGGACTTTATCATTTTCCTGATTGGTTTCTCCATCATTAATGGAATGATGGAAGAGCTCTTATGGAGAGGAATCATCTTATCCAGAATGTCGGAGCTTTCAGGAGAAAAGACAGCTGTCCTTTTTTCTGGGCTGGCGTTCGGTTTTTCCCATATAATGCTAGGCTACTCTTTTATCTCATGTCTGCTGTTTGCTTTTGGCGGAGTTTTTTATGCCGCCATTACAGTAAAATCCCGAAGCATTTTTCCGGCTGTCATATGGCATATTGCCATGAATGTATTTATGATTCTAAGCGGATTCATCCCTTTTCCAGGTTAA
- a CDS encoding acid-soluble spore protein N, giving the protein MSNQKRHPNHFAPNHIGTQSRGFGGNKGKKMQDKSGQHAQVIQTKGE; this is encoded by the coding sequence ATGAGTAATCAAAAAAGACACCCTAATCATTTTGCTCCGAACCATATTGGTACACAATCACGCGGATTTGGCGGCAACAAAGGCAAAAAAATGCAGGACAAATCCGGACAGCATGCACAAGTAATTCAAACTAAAGGCGAATAA